In Ascaphus truei isolate aAscTru1 chromosome 7, aAscTru1.hap1, whole genome shotgun sequence, one genomic interval encodes:
- the TMEM79 gene encoding transmembrane protein 79 yields MVSPGTPQKPEPEDSAVVNLKEGGKVTTKPKMTSGQHKVLKFESSLDHEDVDGRQELEHNALRDDGLKVIPPSPGAQKTTEQPQKPSAVDNHEARVTESCVQNVTQACHSKKDGDGVQCTEILGEGVLSQTNHKNAAELSKTENSLDHAEDTRPCENAKHNTGCVEQSIPPSAEGQCIKRSAPTCLCKECVENYVNLQEDLQEGSSEEDEKENEESMPLLRRGGAWVNSNFERSGSERSTSSSEEAANGCHDAQITLPYPDEYRPPDHITRLSNAGLYEQSEDPAGRSEAIDEEEAADVGCQVANPAFFVQHQQLEGSSESKRKNLHVQLEMCEKADIEKVEAEAEPLLRTHRSMSADEESVQARPGCCRCQRGCLKVVASFLVSLLVFPAFLYGAYAFLPFDAPLMPDIPTRLVYTLRCGIFASFPIVLGVIIHGISRLCASSFDPFKAPVREVTIHRRFVKQSTFLFVLYFFNLAVLATYLPQQYLKFIPLLTSLFAFSQLIYWLSFAVGRSFRGFGYGLTFLPLLSMLACNLYFMFILEPEKMIFLETGAKEASKSEQQRTSG; encoded by the exons ATGGTCAGCCCAGGTACTCCCCAGAAACCGGAGCCAGAGGACAGCGCCGTTGTGAATCTCAAAGAGGGTGGTAAAGTGACCACTAAACCCAAGATGACCTCAGGTCAACATAAGGTCTTGAAATTTGAAAGTTCACTGGACCACGAAGACgttgatgggcgccaggaactcgAACACAACGCTCTGCGTGATGATGGCTTGAAGGTTATACCACCCTCCCCTGGTGCACAAAAGACCACAGAACAGCCACAAAAGCCAAGTGCAGTTGACAACCATGAAGCAAGGGTCACGGAAAGCTGCGTCCAAAATGTTACACAAGCCTGTCATTCCAAAAAGGATGGGGATGGCGTGCAGTGTACAGAGATTTTAGGTGAGGGTGTTTTATCACAGACAAACCACAAGAACGCCGCAGAGTTGTCTAAAACAGAGAACTCTTTGGACCACGCTGAGGACACAAGGCCTTGTGAGAATGCCAAGCACAACACCGGGTGTGTTGAACAATCTATACCGCCGTCGGCTGAAGGGCAATGCATAAAGCGATCTGCCCCCACTTGTCTCTGCAAAGAGTGCGTGGAAAATTATGTGAATCTTCAAGAGGACTTGCAGGAAGGAAGCAGCGAAGAGGATGAAAAAGAGAATGAGGAGTCGATGCCATTACTGCGCAGAGGCGGCGCCTGGGTGAACTCGAACTTCGAGAGGAGCGGCTCTGAGAGATCCACAAGCTCATCGGAAGAAGCGGCCAATGGATGTCACGATGCCCAGATAACACTGCCATACCCTGATGAGTACAGGCCACCGGACCACATCACAAGGCTGAGCAATGCTGGGCTGTATGAACAGAGTGAAGACCCCGCCGGGAGGAGCGAGGCCATCGACGAGGAGGAGGCAGCAGATGTTGGCTGTCAGGTGGCTAACCCGGCTTTCTTTGTCCAGCATCAGCAGCTCGAGGGGTCGTCGGAGAGCAAGCGGAAGAATTTACACGTGCAGCTGGAAATGTGTGAAAAGGCGGACATTGAGAAAGTGGAAGCAGAGGCAGAGCCGCTCCTCCGTACTCACCGTTCTATGTCAGCTGATGAGGAGTCCGTGCAGGCAAGGCCAGGCTGCTGCCGGTGCCAGCGAGGCTGCCTGAAAGTAGTGGCATCCTTCCTTGTCTCCCTGCTCGTGTTCCCGGCTTTCTTGTACGGGGCATACGCTTTCCTGCCCTTCGATGCCCCGTTGATGCCAGACATACCCACCAGGCTCGTCTACACTTTGCGATGCGGAATCTTCGCCTCCTTCCCCATTGTCCTGG gtGTGATTATCCACGGCATCTCCCGCCTCTGCGCCTCCTCCTTTGATCCATTTAAAGCCCCAGTGAGGGAGGTGACCATCCACCGGCGGTTCGTGAAGCAGAGCACCTTCCTCTTCGTCCTGTACTTCTTTAACCTGGCAGTGCTGGCCACCTACCTCCCTCAGCAGTACCTGAAGTTTATCCCACTGCTGACCAGCCTCTTCGCCTTCTCGCA GCTGATATACTGGCTGTCCTTCGCGGTTGGCCGATCGTTCCGCGGTTTCGGCTACGGCCTGACGTTCCTGCCTTTGCTCTCCATGCTGGCGTGTAACCTCTACTTCATGTTTATCCTGGAGCCCGAGAAGATGATCTTCCTGGAAACAGGAGCCAAGGAGGCCAGCAAGTCAGAACAACAGAGGACCTCGGGCTGA